A single region of the endosymbiont of Galathealinum brachiosum genome encodes:
- a CDS encoding acetyltransferase, with translation MQYFDIFNGDADGICALHQMRLANPLESTLVTGVKRDINLLKKVQTESASQVLVLDISLDKNRDDLNRLLETGCNIQYFDHHFAGDIPEHENLQANINTDPNVCTSLLVNSYLNNRFLPWAVTAAFGDNLHQSAISAAKPLNLSDTQLQQLELLGTCINYNGYGSSLDDLIFTPDDLYRIISHYENPFEFIQSNDNYKKLESGYKEDVTQVESCKPAYETDNHSITILPNEKWARRVGGVYANQLATENQDRAHAMLTHQNDDSFLVSVRAPLNNKTGADELCRQFETGGGRKAAAGINKLPASDYDLFVERFTAAFV, from the coding sequence ATGCAATATTTCGATATTTTTAATGGTGATGCAGATGGCATCTGCGCCCTGCACCAAATGCGTCTGGCTAACCCGTTGGAAAGCACGCTTGTAACAGGAGTTAAACGAGACATTAATCTGCTTAAAAAAGTGCAAACTGAATCTGCAAGCCAGGTTCTGGTGCTGGATATCTCTCTGGATAAGAATCGTGATGATTTAAACCGACTACTGGAAACCGGCTGTAATATTCAATATTTCGACCATCATTTTGCAGGTGATATACCAGAGCATGAAAACCTGCAGGCAAACATTAATACCGACCCGAATGTATGCACCAGTCTGTTAGTAAATTCATATTTAAACAATCGATTTTTACCCTGGGCAGTAACTGCTGCGTTTGGTGATAATTTACACCAGTCAGCCATCAGCGCTGCAAAACCGTTAAACTTGTCAGACACCCAGTTGCAACAGCTAGAGCTACTAGGAACCTGCATAAATTACAATGGTTATGGCTCATCACTAGATGACCTTATTTTCACACCCGATGATTTATATAGAATAATTAGCCATTATGAAAACCCATTTGAATTTATTCAATCAAACGACAACTATAAGAAACTGGAAAGCGGTTATAAAGAAGATGTCACACAGGTTGAAAGCTGTAAACCAGCCTATGAAACAGATAATCACAGTATAACTATTTTACCCAATGAGAAATGGGCGCGTCGAGTAGGTGGTGTGTATGCCAATCAGTTAGCGACAGAAAATCAGGACCGTGCGCACGCGATGTTAACCCATCAGAATGATGATAGTTTTCTGGTGAGCGTGAGAGCGCCACTGAATAACAAAACCGGTGCAGATGAATTGTGCAGGCAGTTTGAAACCGGTGGTGGCCGAAAAGCGGCTGCGGGTATAAACAAATTACCTGCATCTGATTATGATTTGTTTGTTGAGAGATTTACTGCAGCGTTTGTTTAG